A genomic region of Branchiostoma lanceolatum isolate klBraLanc5 chromosome 4, klBraLanc5.hap2, whole genome shotgun sequence contains the following coding sequences:
- the LOC136433344 gene encoding cell adhesion molecule-related/down-regulated by oncogenes-like isoform X1: protein MAMGRATDDWVPHRWSLLTILLISALQIIAEESPPKFNVEPKTTTQEPGSKVKLRCSGSPRGAKLSWYYNGQPLSSHPVPGVFVRKTGKKLVIERFQRSKSDRHVGMYQCAVTSEAGSIISPPAYLHLAEIGKFKTDVPQKVKVLQGNTAIIPCVPPASKPAARVQYRHEGKWIRNSTERILITPSGNLQIANITLDDWGLYKCAAVNPVTLHQRVTNTSKVKIDEPRRKQPAQIVYPPSHKTITVQRGSEVLLECVASGYPTPSVTWRWDHGRLDRAKRVLDNLFLTDVQPVDAGIYTCSAENGKNARVKVNYILTVTDSSSITQGPEDTVTTAGLNVSLTCRTTGSPTPDVHWLHNIKPVVLDERHLQQDSDLVLHEIQPTDAGMYQCVASNTLNTVMAQAWLKVEVPKGFPTVETSPSDVAIEAGEVAVFACKISGSPAPDVQWEHNGKPVTADGEHIVVEDGTLSIIRVSRENEGHYKCVGRNSVGKSWVAASLTVLVPTTPMTLAVVKSGDFHHRRGQNIMERNMWLQKQVQGEKERGSQNSGSSAQVNGPRTPIGPSSQSVPEAPSKPRISRASDTSVYVSWVPRSNGGSPITAFKVQYKKITDGSKERWRTASDKIPPTTLSYQVKTLQPGQTYRFRVIAINGLGESRQSQQSSQYSVEGQVVKGHVSRPVVGPHITEILAVSPTTISVRWKYMAIDNVPIDGFYIYHRETDSDNEKDFVQSVVNGVGVRNFRLEGLQPEVMYDIKMQCFNRAGSSDYSNVMMKETLPITSLGTVPIPVHDGGDRGGPVDVNIYGGAPEKNSPVLSTRASSDMLYLILGVVLGVMVLVLIIFIAMCMWRAHHHPTKMDLEISKRQCMESYQKSMMDGDLGMYSGSVADSLAHPHPLNGLEYSHSLAKLEKDDTESNCPSQCASYKKCCVERDNGSICSVPPPRTFYQNNNRSQWSLPAESHCGLSVGEEEDNCDSLPRMTYKYPYYKPSYRHAGVSSRGHPEKEYRVRQHHAGKLHTHSSVESDI from the exons ATGGCAATGGGAAGAGCTACCGATGACTGGGTCCCCCACAGGTGGTCCTTACTGACTATTCTGTTGATATCTGCCCTTCAAATCATTGCAGAAG aatcaccACCAAAGTTCAATGTTGAACCTAAAACAACCACACAAGAACCTGGGAGCAAAGTAAAATTGCGCTGCTCAGGTAGTCCTCGTGGTGCAAAACTGTCCTGGTACTACAACGGTCAGCCTCTCAGCTCTCACCCAGTACCTGGAGTCTTTGTCCGAAAAACTGGAAAGAAACTTGTTATAGAAAGGTTCCAGAGAAGTAAGAGCGACCGTCATGTGGGGATGTACCAATGTGCAGTCACTTCAGAGGCAGGGTCTATTATCAGCCCACCAGCATACTTACACTTGGCAG aaaTTGGCAAGTTCAAGACAGATGTTCCTCAAAAAGTCAAAGTTTTACAGGGCAACACTGCAATAATTCCTTGTGTCCCTCCTGCCAGTAAGCCAGCTGCTAGGGTCCAGTATAGACATGAGGGCAAATGGATAAGAAACAGTACAG AACGGATACTGATAACACCGTCAGGGAACCTGCAGATAGCCAATATTACACTCGATGACTGGGGCCTCTACAAATGTGCAGCAGTCAACCCGGTAACATTACATCAAAGGGTCACCAACACCTCTAAAGTAAAGATTGACG AGCCAAGAAGAAAGCAGCCAGCACAAATTGTGTACCCACCTTCTCACAAGACAATAACAGTGCAAAGAGGGTCCGAGGTGCTACTTGAGTGTGTGGCTTCAGGATACCCCACACCGTCGGTTACATGGAGATGGGACCATGGGCGGCTCGACAGAGCAAAACG GGTCCTGGATAACTTATTTCTGACAGATGTGCAACCTGTTGATGCAGGCATCTATACATGTTCAGCAGAAAATGGCAAAAATGCCAGAGTCAAAGTAAACTACATCCTTACTGTGACAG ACTCAAGTAGTATAACCCAAGGTCCAGAAGACACTGTCACCACTGCTGGGTTGAATGTCAGTCTGACGTGTAGAACAACTGGCTCACCTACACCTGATGTCCACTGGCTACACAACATAAAACCTGTGGTTCTCGATGAAAGGCACTTACAACAAG ACTCTGACCTTGTTCTCCATGAGATCCAGCCGACAGACGCAGGCATGTACCAGTGTGTGGCCAGCAACACACTCAACACCGTCATGGCACAGGCCTGGCTGAAGGTGGAAG TGCCGAAGGGGTTCCCCACAGTGGAAACCAGCCCATCTGACGTGGCCATCGAGGCTGGAGAGGTTGCCGTGTTTGCCTGCAAGATATCAGGCAGTCCTGCGCCCGACGTCCAGTGGGAACACAATGGCAAACCTGTCACAGCAGATGGAGAACACATCGTTGTTGAAGATGGCACTCTGAGCATCATCCGTGTGTCCAGGGAGAATGAAGGGCATTACAAGTGTGTGGGCAGGAACTCTGTGGGAAAGTCATGGGTTGCAGCCTCTCTAACTGTCT TGGTGCCGACTACTCCAATGACTTTGGCAGTTGTCAAGTCAGGAGACTTTCACCATCGCCGAGGACAGAATATCATGGAGAGGAACATGTGGCTACAGAAACAAGTCCAAG GAGAAAAAGAACGTGGTAGCCAGAACAGTGGAAGTTCAGCACAAGTTAATGGGCCAAGAACCCCTATAGGCCCTTCTTCACAGTCTG TTCCTGAGGCACCAAGTAAGCCACGGATCAGTCGGGCATCTGACACATCTGTGTACGTCTCCTGGGTACCTCGCTCAAATGGAGGGTCTCCAATCACAGCCTTCAAGGTGCAGTACAAGAAGATAACAGATGGGAGCAAGGAACGCTGGCGGACAGCATCAGACAAGATCCCTCCCACAACACTGTCCTACCAAGTCAAGACCCTACAGCCAG GCCAGACCTACAGATTTCGAGTCATCGCTATTAACGGGCTCGGGGAGAGTCGCCAGAGCCAGCAGTCCAGCCAGTACTCTGTTGAAGGTCAggtggtcaaaggtcatgtgAGCAGGCCTGTGGTTGGGCCACACATAACGGAGATACTCGCTGTCAGTCCCACCACCATTTCTGTCAGATGGAAG TACATGGCCATTGACAACGTGCCCATCGATGGGTTTTACATCTACCACCGCGAGACGGACAGCGACAATGAGAAGGACTTTGTGCAGAGTGTTGTGAACGGTGTCGGTGTGCGCAACTTCCGCCTGGAAGGCCTGCAGCCCGAGGTGATGTACGACATCAAGATGCAGTGCTTCAACAGGGCCGGCAGCAGCGACTACAGCAATGTCATGATGAAGGAGACGCTGC CCATTACTTCCCTTGGAACTGTCCCCATCCCCGTTCACGATGGGGGGGACCGTGGTGGCCCGGTCGATGTAAACATCTACGGCGGTGCCCCAGAGAAGAACAGCCCTGTCCTGAGTACTCGTGCCAGCAGTGACATGCTGTACCTGATCCTGGGAGTTGTGCTCGGGGTCATGGTGCTGGTGCTGATCATCTTCATCGCCATGTGCATGTGGAGGGCTCACCATCACCCAACGA AAATGGACCTTGAAATCAGCAAAAG GCAATGTATGGAGTCGTACCAGAAATCTATGATGGACGGTGACCTGGGCATGTACAGCGGCAGCGTGGCGGACAGCCTGGCCCACCCCCACCCACTGAACGGCCTGGAGTACAGCCACTCTCTGGCCAAGCTGGAAAAGGACGACACAGAGTCAAACTGTCCATCACAG TGTGCCTCTTACAAAAAATGCTGTGTGGAGAGAGACAACGGGTCCATCTGCAGCGTTCCCCCGCCGCGCACCTTTTACCAGAACAACAACCGGAGTCAGTGGTCCCTCCCGGCAGAGAGCCACTGTGGACTCAGtgtgggggaggaggaggacaaCTGTGACAGTCTGCCTCGAATGACATACAAATATCCATATTATAAACCTTCTTACAGGCATGCAG GGGTAAGCAGTAGAGGACATCCAGAGAAAGAATACCGTGTAAGGCAGCATCACGCAGGAAAGCTCCACACCCACTCGTCCGTGGAGTCTGACATCTAG
- the LOC136433344 gene encoding cell adhesion molecule-related/down-regulated by oncogenes-like isoform X2, with amino-acid sequence MAMGRATDDWVPHRWSLLTILLISALQIIAEESPPKFNVEPKTTTQEPGSKVKLRCSGSPRGAKLSWYYNGQPLSSHPVPGVFVRKTGKKLVIERFQRSKSDRHVGMYQCAVTSEAGSIISPPAYLHLAEIGKFKTDVPQKVKVLQGNTAIIPCVPPASKPAARVQYRHEGKWIRNSTERILITPSGNLQIANITLDDWGLYKCAAVNPVTLHQRVTNTSKVKIDEPRRKQPAQIVYPPSHKTITVQRGSEVLLECVASGYPTPSVTWRWDHGRLDRAKRVLDNLFLTDVQPVDAGIYTCSAENGKNARVKVNYILTVTDSSSITQGPEDTVTTAGLNVSLTCRTTGSPTPDVHWLHNIKPVVLDERHLQQDSDLVLHEIQPTDAGMYQCVASNTLNTVMAQAWLKVEVPKGFPTVETSPSDVAIEAGEVAVFACKISGSPAPDVQWEHNGKPVTADGEHIVVEDGTLSIIRVSRENEGHYKCVGRNSVGKSWVAASLTVLVPTTPMTLAVVKSGDFHHRRGQNIMERNMWLQKQVQVPEAPSKPRISRASDTSVYVSWVPRSNGGSPITAFKVQYKKITDGSKERWRTASDKIPPTTLSYQVKTLQPGQTYRFRVIAINGLGESRQSQQSSQYSVEGQVVKGHVSRPVVGPHITEILAVSPTTISVRWKYMAIDNVPIDGFYIYHRETDSDNEKDFVQSVVNGVGVRNFRLEGLQPEVMYDIKMQCFNRAGSSDYSNVMMKETLPITSLGTVPIPVHDGGDRGGPVDVNIYGGAPEKNSPVLSTRASSDMLYLILGVVLGVMVLVLIIFIAMCMWRAHHHPTKMDLEISKRQCMESYQKSMMDGDLGMYSGSVADSLAHPHPLNGLEYSHSLAKLEKDDTESNCPSQCASYKKCCVERDNGSICSVPPPRTFYQNNNRSQWSLPAESHCGLSVGEEEDNCDSLPRMTYKYPYYKPSYRHAGVSSRGHPEKEYRVRQHHAGKLHTHSSVESDI; translated from the exons ATGGCAATGGGAAGAGCTACCGATGACTGGGTCCCCCACAGGTGGTCCTTACTGACTATTCTGTTGATATCTGCCCTTCAAATCATTGCAGAAG aatcaccACCAAAGTTCAATGTTGAACCTAAAACAACCACACAAGAACCTGGGAGCAAAGTAAAATTGCGCTGCTCAGGTAGTCCTCGTGGTGCAAAACTGTCCTGGTACTACAACGGTCAGCCTCTCAGCTCTCACCCAGTACCTGGAGTCTTTGTCCGAAAAACTGGAAAGAAACTTGTTATAGAAAGGTTCCAGAGAAGTAAGAGCGACCGTCATGTGGGGATGTACCAATGTGCAGTCACTTCAGAGGCAGGGTCTATTATCAGCCCACCAGCATACTTACACTTGGCAG aaaTTGGCAAGTTCAAGACAGATGTTCCTCAAAAAGTCAAAGTTTTACAGGGCAACACTGCAATAATTCCTTGTGTCCCTCCTGCCAGTAAGCCAGCTGCTAGGGTCCAGTATAGACATGAGGGCAAATGGATAAGAAACAGTACAG AACGGATACTGATAACACCGTCAGGGAACCTGCAGATAGCCAATATTACACTCGATGACTGGGGCCTCTACAAATGTGCAGCAGTCAACCCGGTAACATTACATCAAAGGGTCACCAACACCTCTAAAGTAAAGATTGACG AGCCAAGAAGAAAGCAGCCAGCACAAATTGTGTACCCACCTTCTCACAAGACAATAACAGTGCAAAGAGGGTCCGAGGTGCTACTTGAGTGTGTGGCTTCAGGATACCCCACACCGTCGGTTACATGGAGATGGGACCATGGGCGGCTCGACAGAGCAAAACG GGTCCTGGATAACTTATTTCTGACAGATGTGCAACCTGTTGATGCAGGCATCTATACATGTTCAGCAGAAAATGGCAAAAATGCCAGAGTCAAAGTAAACTACATCCTTACTGTGACAG ACTCAAGTAGTATAACCCAAGGTCCAGAAGACACTGTCACCACTGCTGGGTTGAATGTCAGTCTGACGTGTAGAACAACTGGCTCACCTACACCTGATGTCCACTGGCTACACAACATAAAACCTGTGGTTCTCGATGAAAGGCACTTACAACAAG ACTCTGACCTTGTTCTCCATGAGATCCAGCCGACAGACGCAGGCATGTACCAGTGTGTGGCCAGCAACACACTCAACACCGTCATGGCACAGGCCTGGCTGAAGGTGGAAG TGCCGAAGGGGTTCCCCACAGTGGAAACCAGCCCATCTGACGTGGCCATCGAGGCTGGAGAGGTTGCCGTGTTTGCCTGCAAGATATCAGGCAGTCCTGCGCCCGACGTCCAGTGGGAACACAATGGCAAACCTGTCACAGCAGATGGAGAACACATCGTTGTTGAAGATGGCACTCTGAGCATCATCCGTGTGTCCAGGGAGAATGAAGGGCATTACAAGTGTGTGGGCAGGAACTCTGTGGGAAAGTCATGGGTTGCAGCCTCTCTAACTGTCT TGGTGCCGACTACTCCAATGACTTTGGCAGTTGTCAAGTCAGGAGACTTTCACCATCGCCGAGGACAGAATATCATGGAGAGGAACATGTGGCTACAGAAACAAGTCCAAG TTCCTGAGGCACCAAGTAAGCCACGGATCAGTCGGGCATCTGACACATCTGTGTACGTCTCCTGGGTACCTCGCTCAAATGGAGGGTCTCCAATCACAGCCTTCAAGGTGCAGTACAAGAAGATAACAGATGGGAGCAAGGAACGCTGGCGGACAGCATCAGACAAGATCCCTCCCACAACACTGTCCTACCAAGTCAAGACCCTACAGCCAG GCCAGACCTACAGATTTCGAGTCATCGCTATTAACGGGCTCGGGGAGAGTCGCCAGAGCCAGCAGTCCAGCCAGTACTCTGTTGAAGGTCAggtggtcaaaggtcatgtgAGCAGGCCTGTGGTTGGGCCACACATAACGGAGATACTCGCTGTCAGTCCCACCACCATTTCTGTCAGATGGAAG TACATGGCCATTGACAACGTGCCCATCGATGGGTTTTACATCTACCACCGCGAGACGGACAGCGACAATGAGAAGGACTTTGTGCAGAGTGTTGTGAACGGTGTCGGTGTGCGCAACTTCCGCCTGGAAGGCCTGCAGCCCGAGGTGATGTACGACATCAAGATGCAGTGCTTCAACAGGGCCGGCAGCAGCGACTACAGCAATGTCATGATGAAGGAGACGCTGC CCATTACTTCCCTTGGAACTGTCCCCATCCCCGTTCACGATGGGGGGGACCGTGGTGGCCCGGTCGATGTAAACATCTACGGCGGTGCCCCAGAGAAGAACAGCCCTGTCCTGAGTACTCGTGCCAGCAGTGACATGCTGTACCTGATCCTGGGAGTTGTGCTCGGGGTCATGGTGCTGGTGCTGATCATCTTCATCGCCATGTGCATGTGGAGGGCTCACCATCACCCAACGA AAATGGACCTTGAAATCAGCAAAAG GCAATGTATGGAGTCGTACCAGAAATCTATGATGGACGGTGACCTGGGCATGTACAGCGGCAGCGTGGCGGACAGCCTGGCCCACCCCCACCCACTGAACGGCCTGGAGTACAGCCACTCTCTGGCCAAGCTGGAAAAGGACGACACAGAGTCAAACTGTCCATCACAG TGTGCCTCTTACAAAAAATGCTGTGTGGAGAGAGACAACGGGTCCATCTGCAGCGTTCCCCCGCCGCGCACCTTTTACCAGAACAACAACCGGAGTCAGTGGTCCCTCCCGGCAGAGAGCCACTGTGGACTCAGtgtgggggaggaggaggacaaCTGTGACAGTCTGCCTCGAATGACATACAAATATCCATATTATAAACCTTCTTACAGGCATGCAG GGGTAAGCAGTAGAGGACATCCAGAGAAAGAATACCGTGTAAGGCAGCATCACGCAGGAAAGCTCCACACCCACTCGTCCGTGGAGTCTGACATCTAG